One window from the genome of Acomys russatus chromosome 30, mAcoRus1.1, whole genome shotgun sequence encodes:
- the LOC127212188 gene encoding uncharacterized protein LOC127212188 — protein MEFPRCHTGKGKAMGQFCSCFLEDSSDSAEPGPPNAQSLPSLSQRYPKSLPLCSYAEPSHCFEGGFSIEWDPVFLPCVFEGWDFLSYQGRSNCVRKLGTEVFYNESQKEPQVASGDVDSDKDSETEKSGQPSPGLLRDKGLHLEASDGGDCPQKDPVSGSPRCLGCWPWLQRAFGRKKKQQQKCKATQNCLEPRRPEECN, from the coding sequence ATGGAATTTCCTCGGTGTCACACTGGTAAAGGCAAGGCCATGGGGCAGTTCTGTTCCTGCTTTCTGGAAGATTCATCAGATTCCGCAGAGCCTGGACCACCAAATGCACAGAGCTTGCCATCCCTGAGTCAGAGATATCCCAAGTCTTTGCCACTTTGTAGCTATGCAGAGCCAAGCCACTGCTTTGAAGGGGGCTTTTCCATTGAGTGGGACCCAGTTTTCCTTCCCTGTGTATTTGAGGGCTGGGATTTCCTGAGCTACCAGGGCAGGTCCAATTGTGTCAGGAAGTTGGGCACAGAAGTCTTCTACAATGAGAGTCAGAAGGAGCCACAAGTGGCCTCAGGAGATGTGGACAGTGACAAAGACAGTGAAACAGAGAAGTCAGGCCAACCTTCACCAGGCTTGCTCAGGGACAAAGGACTGCACCTTGAGGCCAGTGATGGTGGAGACTGCCCTCAGAAGGATCCTGTTTCTGGCAGTCCCAGGTGCCTAGGCTGCTGGCCATGGCTACAGAGGGCCTTTGgcaggaagaagaagcagcagcagaaatgCAAAGCCACCCAGAACTGTTTGGAGCCCAGGAGACCTGAGGAGTGCAATTAG